From the Gramella sp. Hel_I_59 genome, one window contains:
- a CDS encoding cupin-like domain-containing protein yields the protein MRLENIPKVKTISKADFVRDYVRPQKPVVIERLIEDWPAFERWNLQYISDIAGNKEVPLYDDRPISSEFKFNEPHTKMKMRDYVDLLKSEPTNYRIFLYHLMKEVPALQDDFKFPDMGLRFLKQLPMLFFGGENSKVFMHYDIDYANILHFHFHGKKRCILFPPSESKYLYKVPHALISREDIDFTNPDYDKFPALKEATGFVTELKHGETLYMPEGYWHHMTYLTAGFSMSLRATPRTLTNFSKAIYNLVFMRHFDNYMRKLRGQKWIDYKNEQAIRNTHSKNKID from the coding sequence ATGAGACTTGAGAACATACCGAAGGTTAAGACCATTTCAAAAGCAGATTTTGTGCGAGACTATGTTCGACCGCAAAAGCCAGTAGTTATCGAACGTTTGATCGAGGATTGGCCTGCTTTCGAGAGATGGAATCTGCAATATATAAGTGATATTGCCGGGAACAAGGAAGTGCCTCTGTATGATGATCGCCCAATTAGTTCAGAATTTAAATTCAACGAGCCGCATACAAAAATGAAAATGCGGGATTATGTAGATCTTCTAAAGTCTGAACCTACTAATTACCGAATTTTTCTCTATCATTTGATGAAGGAAGTTCCTGCGCTTCAAGATGATTTCAAATTTCCGGATATGGGTCTTCGTTTTTTAAAGCAATTACCCATGCTTTTCTTTGGAGGAGAGAATAGTAAAGTATTTATGCATTATGACATAGACTATGCGAATATTCTTCATTTTCATTTCCACGGAAAAAAGCGTTGTATCTTATTTCCACCTTCTGAAAGTAAATATCTATACAAGGTACCACATGCTTTAATAAGCCGTGAGGATATAGATTTTACGAATCCGGATTATGACAAATTTCCTGCGCTTAAGGAAGCCACAGGCTTCGTTACAGAACTTAAACACGGAGAGACTTTGTATATGCCTGAAGGTTACTGGCATCATATGACCTATCTCACTGCCGGTTTTTCCATGAGCTTACGGGCCACTCCAAGAACTCTTACCAATTTTTCCAAGGCTATATATAACCTTGTTTTTATGAGGCATTTTGATAATTATATGCGAAAACTACGCGGACAAAAATGGATCGATTACAAGAATGAGCAGGCTATCAGGAATACGCACAGCAAAAATAAGATCGACTAA
- the mutY gene encoding A/G-specific adenine glycosylase → MVFSKRLKQWYLQNKRDLPWRSTQDPYKIWLSEIIMQQTRVEQGLPYYLRFTEVYPNVHSLANAPEQEVLKLWQGLGYYSRARNLHTTAIRVSKELDGNFPDHYKELKTLKGVGDYTASAIASFCFNEPVAVVDGNVYRVLSRVFGVDTPINSTPGIKEFKALAQELIDHNDPATFNQAIMEFGAIQCKPQNPLCETCPFNDVCMALKNDQIKELPIKIKKSKIRHRYFNYIVPQFRDEQTILEERTGKGIWSGLYQFPLVETNKPVGEAELIDTENFQELVGDQNFELHIYNEKEVIHKLSHQHLHTTFWTVNIDAESLESINFNKLKDYPVPVLIENFLNDFLPEDYK, encoded by the coding sequence ATGGTTTTTTCCAAAAGACTGAAGCAATGGTATTTGCAAAACAAACGCGACTTACCTTGGAGATCTACTCAGGATCCTTATAAAATCTGGCTTAGCGAAATAATAATGCAACAAACACGGGTGGAACAGGGTTTGCCTTACTACCTACGTTTTACTGAAGTATATCCTAATGTTCATTCCCTGGCCAATGCACCGGAACAGGAGGTGTTAAAACTATGGCAGGGATTGGGTTATTATTCAAGAGCGAGAAACCTGCACACCACAGCTATCAGGGTTTCTAAAGAACTTGACGGGAATTTTCCAGATCATTATAAAGAGCTTAAGACCTTAAAAGGTGTTGGTGATTATACAGCAAGCGCCATCGCTTCCTTTTGTTTCAACGAACCGGTTGCCGTCGTAGATGGGAATGTTTACCGGGTTTTATCCAGAGTTTTTGGAGTAGACACTCCTATTAATAGTACTCCGGGAATCAAAGAATTTAAAGCATTGGCACAGGAGCTTATAGATCATAACGATCCGGCTACCTTCAACCAGGCGATCATGGAGTTTGGCGCCATTCAATGCAAGCCTCAAAACCCTCTTTGTGAGACCTGTCCTTTTAATGATGTTTGCATGGCTTTGAAGAATGACCAAATTAAGGAACTGCCTATAAAGATTAAGAAATCAAAGATCAGGCATCGATACTTTAATTATATAGTTCCTCAATTCAGGGATGAGCAGACCATTCTGGAAGAACGAACAGGAAAGGGCATCTGGTCCGGACTTTATCAATTTCCGCTGGTAGAGACGAATAAACCAGTTGGTGAAGCAGAGCTTATAGATACAGAGAATTTTCAGGAACTCGTAGGTGATCAAAATTTTGAGCTACATATATATAATGAGAAGGAGGTTATTCATAAACTATCTCATCAACATTTACATACGACCTTCTGGACCGTGAATATTGATGCTGAAAGCCTTGAATCCATCAATTTCAATAAGCTGAAGGATTATCCAGTTCCGGTACTTATAGAAAATTTTTTAAATGATTTCCTTCCGGAGGATTATAAATAG
- a CDS encoding regulatory protein RecX produces the protein MKHKFKSYSVEEALQKLMHFCAYRDRSQKEVEDKLNEMHMIDAAKEKIIIELMQEGFLNEERFARSFVRGKFRIKKWGRIKITQELKKRGISSPIIKMGLTEIKESDYRSTLFELAEKKLEKINEPNEYKRKGKLADHLMRKGYESSLVFDSIQEIL, from the coding sequence ATGAAGCATAAATTCAAATCTTATAGTGTAGAGGAAGCTTTACAGAAGCTGATGCATTTCTGCGCTTACAGAGATCGCTCTCAGAAGGAAGTAGAAGATAAATTGAATGAAATGCATATGATCGACGCCGCGAAGGAAAAGATCATCATAGAACTCATGCAAGAAGGTTTTCTAAATGAAGAACGTTTTGCCAGAAGCTTTGTTAGAGGGAAATTCAGAATAAAAAAATGGGGGCGTATTAAGATCACCCAGGAATTGAAGAAAAGAGGAATTTCCTCACCTATTATTAAAATGGGACTCACCGAAATCAAAGAATCTGATTATCGGTCAACGCTTTTCGAACTTGCTGAAAAGAAACTTGAGAAGATCAACGAACCAAATGAATACAAGAGAAAAGGTAAGCTGGCAGATCATCTAATGCGCAAAGGCTATGAGTCTTCCCTTGTTTTTGACTCTATTCAGGAAATACTTTAG
- a CDS encoding Rne/Rng family ribonuclease, producing MDKELIIRSEPSAVDFALLKDGKLIELNKEEDSTKFNVGDIYIAKIRKAVPGLNAAFVNVGYEKDGFLHYHDLGPQISSLVKFIKRVSTGKLKDYSLKNFSIEKDIDKNGSIADVLKSNQSLLVQIVKEPISTKGPRISSELSLPGRYIVLVPFSNRVSVSQKIESKEEKERLKRLVKSIKPKGFGVIVRTVAEGKKVAELDRDLQNLVGRWTGMCKKLYKPHHPSKVLGELNRASSLLRDIFNDSFTSICVDDETLYTQIKDYVSEIAPEKESIVKLHQSNQPIFEKHGIERQIKTSFGRTVSMSKGAYLVIEHTEAMHVVDVNSGNRSNKSKNQEDTALEVNMISATEIARQLRLRDMGGIIVVDFIDMNKAENRKKLYDHLRNEMSDDRAKHKILPPSKFGLIQITRQRVRPEMNIKTREDNPNGNGEIEAPISLVNKIKVDLEKLIKKDHKKITLSAHPFIAAFLTKGFPSPRSKWFVDHKRWVKILPRDAYTYLEYHFHDNDGKVIQ from the coding sequence GTGGACAAAGAATTAATTATCCGGTCCGAACCTTCTGCTGTAGATTTTGCCTTATTAAAAGATGGAAAACTTATTGAACTTAACAAAGAGGAGGACAGCACCAAATTCAATGTTGGAGATATTTATATTGCCAAGATTCGAAAAGCTGTTCCTGGGTTAAATGCCGCATTTGTAAATGTTGGCTATGAGAAAGATGGTTTTTTACACTATCATGATCTGGGACCTCAGATCTCTTCTTTGGTAAAGTTCATCAAACGTGTAAGCACAGGTAAACTAAAAGATTATTCTTTAAAGAATTTTTCTATTGAAAAGGATATAGACAAAAACGGCTCTATTGCCGATGTTCTAAAATCCAATCAATCGCTACTGGTTCAAATAGTTAAGGAACCTATCTCCACCAAAGGCCCCAGGATTAGCTCAGAGCTATCCCTGCCAGGGCGTTATATCGTTCTCGTACCTTTTTCAAACAGGGTTTCAGTTTCTCAAAAAATTGAAAGCAAAGAAGAAAAGGAACGTTTAAAGAGACTGGTAAAAAGCATCAAACCTAAAGGATTTGGTGTAATTGTTAGAACCGTAGCTGAAGGCAAGAAAGTAGCAGAACTGGACAGAGACCTACAGAATTTGGTTGGTCGCTGGACAGGAATGTGTAAAAAATTGTATAAACCTCATCACCCGTCGAAAGTACTGGGAGAATTGAACAGAGCCTCTTCATTGTTAAGAGATATATTCAATGATTCGTTTACTTCCATTTGCGTGGATGATGAAACACTTTATACGCAAATCAAAGATTATGTGAGCGAAATCGCTCCAGAAAAAGAATCAATCGTAAAGTTGCATCAATCCAATCAACCCATTTTCGAAAAACACGGTATCGAGAGACAAATAAAAACTTCCTTTGGGCGCACCGTATCTATGAGTAAAGGCGCCTATCTGGTAATAGAACATACTGAAGCTATGCACGTCGTTGACGTAAACTCCGGTAACCGTTCCAATAAATCCAAAAACCAGGAAGACACTGCGTTAGAGGTTAACATGATAAGTGCCACAGAAATTGCCCGGCAGTTACGCTTGCGTGACATGGGTGGTATCATTGTAGTGGACTTTATAGACATGAACAAAGCCGAAAACAGGAAGAAACTCTACGATCACCTGCGTAACGAAATGAGTGATGACCGTGCTAAGCACAAGATTCTACCTCCGAGTAAATTCGGATTGATACAAATTACCAGACAACGCGTAAGGCCTGAAATGAATATCAAGACCCGTGAGGATAATCCAAACGGAAACGGCGAGATCGAAGCACCAATTAGTTTGGTGAATAAGATCAAAGTCGATCTTGAAAAGCTTATTAAGAAAGATCATAAAAAGATCACCCTTAGCGCACATCCCTTTATTGCAGCCTTTTTAACAAAAGGCTTTCCATCTCCCCGCTCCAAGTGGTTTGTTGACCACAAAAGGTGGGTGAAAATTTTACCTCGCGATGCTTACACGTATTTAGAGTACCACTTTCACGATAATGACGGGAAAGTGATCCAATAA
- a CDS encoding HU family DNA-binding protein: MTKADIVANISEKLGMEKADVQATIESFMDEVKTSLESGDNVYLRGFGSFVVKTRAEKTGRNISKNTTIKIPAHNIPAFKPAKIFVEGVKSNVEVK, translated from the coding sequence ATGACGAAAGCAGATATTGTAGCAAACATTTCAGAAAAACTGGGAATGGAAAAGGCAGACGTACAAGCTACTATAGAATCTTTTATGGATGAGGTTAAAACTTCGCTAGAAAGTGGAGATAACGTTTATCTTCGTGGTTTTGGAAGTTTTGTTGTAAAGACCAGAGCTGAAAAAACTGGAAGAAACATTTCCAAGAACACGACCATTAAAATTCCTGCTCACAACATTCCTGCATTTAAACCTGCAAAGATTTTTGTAGAAGGAGTTAAATCAAATGTTGAGGTAAAGTAA
- a CDS encoding beta-ketoacyl synthase N-terminal-like domain-containing protein, translating into MKNPISIDAIASISPLGSTAEEIWNNYLQDSHHFSRRTTTEKSWWVGEIPKDLDNQLMELQQEDSRYRHLDRSVLMAILTGRRLQDEPGYNNSNSGLNIGSSRGATELFEKYHKEFLETGKASTYSSPTTTLGNISSWTAQDLQLEGPEFSHSITCSTGMHSILNAIAWLESGMRDNFIAGGSEAPLTGFTLAQMEAMKIYAQSDDEYPCKSLNMEKQKNSMILSEAAGLLSLSKNPSAKSQAVIRGIGYANEELKHGASLSREGFCLQKSMKMAIKDTSEEIDAIVMHAPGTIGGDLAEVNAVNAIFGDDQPAITSNKWKTGHSFATSGILNIQMAILMIQHQQFITVPFSKFQKKPRQLKNILVNSVGFGGNAVSLLISAN; encoded by the coding sequence TTGAAAAATCCAATTTCCATAGACGCGATCGCCAGTATTTCTCCATTAGGAAGTACTGCGGAAGAGATCTGGAATAATTATCTCCAGGACTCCCATCACTTTAGTAGAAGAACAACTACTGAAAAATCCTGGTGGGTAGGAGAAATACCCAAAGATCTAGACAATCAATTAATGGAGCTTCAGCAGGAAGACTCCAGGTATCGCCATCTGGACCGTTCGGTTTTAATGGCAATTCTCACCGGTCGAAGACTCCAAGATGAACCGGGTTATAACAATAGCAATTCCGGCTTGAACATTGGAAGCAGCCGTGGCGCAACAGAACTTTTTGAAAAGTATCATAAAGAATTTTTAGAGACTGGAAAAGCATCTACCTATAGTTCTCCAACTACCACTTTGGGAAATATTTCGTCCTGGACGGCGCAGGATCTGCAACTGGAGGGTCCGGAGTTTTCTCATAGTATTACCTGTTCTACAGGAATGCATTCTATTTTGAATGCGATTGCCTGGCTGGAAAGTGGAATGCGAGACAACTTTATTGCCGGCGGTAGCGAAGCACCACTTACAGGTTTTACGCTTGCACAAATGGAGGCAATGAAGATCTATGCACAAAGTGATGATGAATATCCATGTAAATCGCTAAACATGGAGAAGCAAAAGAACAGCATGATCCTGAGTGAAGCTGCAGGATTATTGTCTTTAAGCAAGAACCCTTCAGCAAAATCGCAAGCTGTTATTCGCGGTATTGGGTATGCTAATGAAGAATTAAAGCACGGAGCTTCATTATCGCGGGAAGGTTTCTGTCTACAGAAGAGTATGAAAATGGCAATTAAAGACACTTCCGAAGAAATTGATGCGATTGTTATGCATGCTCCGGGAACCATTGGTGGAGATCTGGCTGAAGTAAATGCAGTGAACGCAATCTTTGGCGATGATCAACCAGCAATAACCTCCAATAAATGGAAGACTGGTCATAGTTTTGCAACTTCCGGAATTCTGAATATACAAATGGCGATATTAATGATTCAGCATCAGCAATTTATAACTGTTCCCTTTTCAAAATTTCAGAAGAAACCCAGGCAATTAAAAAACATTCTGGTGAATTCGGTCGGTTTTGGTGGGAATGCAGTTTCCCTGCTTATTTCGGCAAATTAA
- the bioB gene encoding biotin synthase BioB: MALKHDWTKEEILDIYNKPFMDLLYEAASIHREHHDPNTVQVSTLLSIKTGGCPEDCGYCPQAARYHTDLEGNDLMSVNQVKAQALRAKASGSSRVCMGAAWRNVKDGEEFDNVLEMVRSINKLDMEVCCTLGMLTENQAARLAEAGLYAYNHNLDTSEDYYKEVISTRGFDDRLATIDNVRKTNVTVCSGGIIGMGESPADRAGMLVALATLNPQPESVPINALVPVEGTPMEEQEPVPIWDMIRMVATTRIVMPETQVRLSAGRTQMSREGQAMCFFAGANSIFAGDKLLTTPNPDVNEDMEMFKMLGLNPQKPFVKKSQPESVTAENSQFQSQNEKPKWSRPGHKIERNLEAQQKAKTKV, from the coding sequence ATGGCACTTAAACACGACTGGACGAAGGAAGAGATCCTCGATATATATAACAAACCATTTATGGATCTGCTTTACGAAGCTGCAAGCATTCACCGCGAGCATCATGATCCAAATACAGTACAGGTTTCAACCTTACTTTCTATAAAGACCGGTGGTTGTCCTGAAGATTGCGGATACTGTCCACAGGCGGCCCGTTATCATACAGATCTTGAAGGGAACGACCTTATGAGTGTAAACCAGGTGAAAGCTCAGGCGTTACGCGCAAAAGCTTCTGGAAGTTCCAGGGTTTGTATGGGTGCAGCCTGGAGAAATGTAAAGGATGGGGAAGAGTTCGACAATGTTCTGGAAATGGTAAGAAGTATCAATAAACTTGATATGGAGGTTTGCTGTACGCTGGGAATGCTTACTGAAAACCAGGCAGCAAGACTGGCAGAAGCCGGACTTTATGCTTACAATCATAATTTAGATACATCTGAAGATTACTATAAAGAAGTAATTTCTACCCGTGGTTTTGATGATAGACTTGCTACGATCGATAATGTTCGTAAAACAAATGTGACAGTTTGTAGTGGAGGAATCATAGGAATGGGAGAAAGTCCTGCCGACCGTGCAGGAATGCTGGTTGCGCTGGCGACTCTTAATCCACAGCCGGAATCTGTTCCAATCAATGCGCTTGTTCCTGTAGAAGGAACACCCATGGAAGAACAGGAGCCAGTACCAATCTGGGATATGATCAGGATGGTTGCAACCACCAGGATCGTAATGCCTGAAACACAGGTTAGACTTTCTGCGGGGAGAACTCAAATGAGTAGAGAGGGACAGGCAATGTGCTTCTTTGCCGGAGCAAATTCCATTTTTGCCGGAGATAAATTGCTTACAACTCCAAATCCTGATGTAAATGAGGATATGGAAATGTTTAAAATGCTTGGTTTAAATCCGCAAAAGCCTTTCGTTAAGAAATCTCAGCCTGAAAGTGTTACTGCTGAAAATTCTCAATTTCAGAGTCAGAACGAAAAACCAAAATGGTCCCGACCAGGACATAAGATCGAGCGAAACCTTGAAGCTCAGCAAAAGGCAAAAACGAAGGTTTAA
- the gldD gene encoding gliding motility lipoprotein GldD, which produces MRKLVFIVGLLFTFGSCQDEVQPKPKAFLALEYPEAHYEQGDIGCPYRFEKNTEARISPSRNKIPCWVNINYDAMNGVIFLTYQPVRDNLDSLLTDAQKLPLQHTVKADAIEGDVYTNDLHKTYGMLYEVEGDAASQAQFYLTDSTDHFITGSVYFNSLPNYDSIIPAADYLKQDIRHLMESLQWN; this is translated from the coding sequence ATGAGAAAACTGGTCTTTATAGTAGGTCTCCTTTTTACATTTGGATCCTGTCAGGACGAGGTACAACCAAAGCCAAAAGCTTTCCTGGCGCTGGAATATCCCGAAGCACACTATGAACAGGGTGATATTGGTTGCCCGTACAGATTTGAGAAAAATACTGAGGCTAGAATTTCGCCTTCAAGAAATAAGATTCCGTGCTGGGTCAACATTAATTATGATGCTATGAATGGGGTGATTTTTCTTACATATCAGCCTGTTCGCGATAATCTGGATTCTTTACTTACAGATGCCCAGAAACTACCATTACAACATACTGTAAAAGCAGATGCCATAGAAGGGGATGTGTATACCAACGACCTGCATAAAACCTACGGAATGTTATATGAAGTTGAAGGGGACGCCGCCTCCCAGGCACAGTTTTATCTAACAGATAGTACAGATCATTTTATTACCGGTTCTGTATACTTCAATAGTTTGCCAAATTATGATTCCATTATTCCTGCTGCTGATTACCTTAAACAGGATATCAGACATTTAATGGAAAGCCTTCAATGGAATTGA
- a CDS encoding ferritin-like domain-containing protein — protein sequence MKNLKDLFEHQLKDLYSAESQLLKALPKMAENATDAKLKKAFEAHLEETKEHQQRLEEVCKELEIKPTGETCKAMKGLIAEAEAFLKEDAEKEVRDAGLIADAQRVEHYEISGYGTVVRYAKELGYDSIAKKLQKTLDEEYTADEKLDKLAEGRLNKKAK from the coding sequence ATGAAAAATTTAAAAGATTTATTCGAACACCAACTGAAGGATCTCTACAGTGCAGAAAGCCAATTATTAAAAGCTCTTCCTAAGATGGCTGAAAATGCTACCGATGCTAAGCTAAAGAAAGCATTTGAAGCGCACCTGGAAGAAACCAAGGAACACCAACAACGCCTGGAAGAAGTTTGCAAGGAACTGGAAATTAAACCAACCGGAGAAACCTGCAAAGCCATGAAAGGACTTATTGCTGAAGCTGAAGCATTCCTAAAGGAAGATGCAGAAAAAGAGGTGCGTGATGCCGGTCTAATTGCAGATGCTCAAAGAGTAGAGCATTACGAGATCTCCGGATATGGAACTGTAGTTCGTTACGCCAAAGAACTGGGTTACGATAGCATCGCAAAAAAACTACAAAAAACCCTTGATGAAGAATATACAGCAGACGAGAAACTAGACAAGCTAGCAGAAGGCCGACTGAACAAAAAAGCCAAATAG
- a CDS encoding cupin-like domain-containing protein, translating into MKLDLQNIPRRSNLSKEDFLREYFEPRRPVIIEDLSQNWPARKKWNFDYFKEKAGEVVVPLYDGKPASGRSNSHGPAQKIPFKDYIEILENGPTDLRMFFFNLLQNCPDLIDDFKYPELGIKFFKKLPVLFVGGEGSKVVMHYDMDLANNFHFNFAGRKRFILYPPDQTGFLYKVPYSIVSMEIIDMDDPDLQKYPALAKARGFECTLEHGDALYIPSHWWHWVKYETPSLSLTLRSLPTKPSDLGEVISNLLFMRNYDNLMRKLKGQKWIDYKNRKAIERTHRYAGIN; encoded by the coding sequence TTGAAACTGGATCTCCAAAATATTCCCAGGCGAAGCAATCTTTCAAAAGAAGATTTTCTCCGGGAATATTTTGAACCCAGAAGACCGGTTATTATTGAAGACCTTAGCCAGAATTGGCCTGCTCGTAAGAAGTGGAATTTCGATTATTTCAAAGAAAAAGCCGGAGAGGTTGTGGTACCTTTATATGATGGCAAACCTGCCAGCGGTCGTTCTAATTCTCATGGTCCTGCTCAAAAAATACCTTTCAAAGATTATATAGAAATCCTGGAGAATGGTCCTACAGATCTTAGAATGTTCTTCTTCAATTTACTTCAAAACTGCCCGGATCTTATTGATGACTTTAAGTATCCGGAATTAGGAATCAAGTTTTTTAAGAAGCTTCCCGTGTTATTTGTTGGAGGAGAAGGTTCTAAAGTCGTCATGCATTACGACATGGATCTGGCTAATAATTTTCATTTCAATTTTGCGGGCAGAAAGCGTTTTATCCTGTATCCGCCAGATCAAACAGGCTTTTTATACAAGGTGCCTTATTCAATAGTGAGTATGGAGATTATTGATATGGATGATCCAGACCTACAAAAATATCCTGCGTTAGCAAAAGCCAGAGGTTTTGAATGTACTTTAGAACACGGAGACGCTCTGTATATTCCCAGTCACTGGTGGCATTGGGTGAAATATGAAACCCCAAGCCTTTCGCTTACGCTTAGATCGCTGCCAACGAAACCATCAGATCTGGGAGAGGTTATATCTAATCTTTTATTTATGCGGAATTATGATAATTTGATGCGTAAATTGAAGGGTCAGAAATGGATAGACTACAAAAACCGCAAGGCAATTGAGCGTACGCATCGCTATGCTGGTATTAATTGA
- the ssb gene encoding single-stranded DNA-binding protein: protein MTGTLNKVMLIGHTGDDVKMHYFEGGGSLGRFPIATNESYTNKTTGERVTNTEWHNVVVRNKAAEICEKYLKKGDKVYIEGRIKTRKWQDDSGSERYSTEIHCTEFTFLTPKNESSAEPSTGNQQMSQNRPAQQQQPATQSPGSRNEPYNQTEEEDDLPF from the coding sequence ATGACAGGTACATTGAACAAGGTAATGTTGATTGGACATACAGGAGATGACGTGAAAATGCATTATTTTGAAGGTGGTGGATCGTTGGGGCGTTTCCCAATCGCTACTAACGAAAGCTATACCAACAAAACAACTGGTGAGCGAGTGACCAATACTGAATGGCACAACGTAGTAGTTAGGAATAAAGCTGCAGAGATCTGTGAAAAATACCTGAAAAAAGGAGACAAGGTTTATATCGAAGGTCGTATAAAGACCCGTAAATGGCAGGATGATTCTGGAAGCGAGCGATATTCTACAGAAATTCATTGTACAGAATTTACATTCCTGACTCCTAAAAATGAAAGTTCTGCAGAGCCATCTACTGGAAATCAGCAAATGAGTCAGAATAGACCTGCGCAGCAGCAACAACCAGCGACACAAAGTCCCGGAAGTAGAAATGAACCTTATAACCAGACAGAAGAAGAGGACGATTTACCCTTCTAA
- a CDS encoding gliding motility-associated protein GldE: MDSEPPSLLLFLASMGITQLISLITLFVLLLCSAMISGAEVAFFSLTPANFITEDGKRSKTQNIVISLLEKPKKLLATILVANNFINIAIVLLFDSLTDDIFGRMNTTYFGIDLRFIFEVGLVTFLILLFGEILPKVYASRNKVQFSNFMAYPINVLDTLFSPLSTPMRAVTLYFHDKFGKQRSFISIDHLSQALELTSEEDTTREEQKILQGIVSFGNTDTKQVMRPRMDIFALNEDSPYDEIIPEIIENGYSRIPVFRENVDNVIGILYIKDLLPYLNDRKFVWTSLLREPYFVPENKKLDDLLNDFKNKKNHLAIVVDEYGGTSGLISLEDIIEEIVGDISDEFDDEDLIYSKLDENNFVFEGKTPLKDFYKITRIEDPTVFEDQKGEADTLAGFLLEISGGFPKKNDDIIFLNYTFSIEVIDDKRIKQIKLNIAPV; encoded by the coding sequence TTGGATTCGGAACCTCCCAGTTTGCTTTTGTTTCTAGCCTCAATGGGAATTACCCAGCTTATCAGCCTGATAACCTTATTCGTGCTATTATTATGTTCTGCGATGATCTCTGGAGCAGAAGTAGCATTCTTTTCACTTACTCCCGCGAATTTCATTACTGAAGATGGGAAAAGATCAAAGACACAGAATATAGTCATCAGTCTTCTTGAAAAACCTAAAAAATTACTGGCTACTATTCTTGTAGCTAATAATTTCATTAATATCGCCATTGTTCTGCTCTTCGATAGTCTTACCGATGATATCTTCGGAAGGATGAACACCACGTATTTTGGCATTGATCTGCGATTTATATTTGAAGTAGGTCTAGTAACATTCCTGATATTGTTATTTGGAGAGATTCTTCCGAAGGTATATGCCAGTAGAAACAAGGTGCAATTCTCCAATTTTATGGCTTATCCTATCAATGTTCTGGATACGCTCTTTTCTCCTTTAAGTACTCCAATGCGAGCTGTTACCCTCTATTTTCACGATAAATTCGGGAAACAACGCTCTTTTATAAGTATAGATCACCTTTCTCAAGCGCTGGAACTTACCAGCGAAGAAGATACAACACGGGAAGAACAGAAAATCCTGCAAGGGATCGTCAGCTTTGGAAATACAGATACTAAGCAGGTGATGCGTCCCAGAATGGACATTTTCGCACTAAATGAAGATAGTCCCTACGACGAAATAATTCCTGAGATCATTGAAAACGGTTATTCCAGGATTCCGGTCTTTCGAGAAAATGTAGATAATGTTATTGGAATTCTGTATATCAAAGATCTGTTACCTTATTTAAATGACAGGAAATTCGTCTGGACTAGTTTGCTTCGTGAACCTTATTTTGTTCCGGAGAATAAAAAACTGGATGATCTTTTGAATGATTTTAAAAATAAGAAGAATCACCTTGCCATTGTTGTGGATGAGTATGGGGGAACCAGCGGACTTATTTCCCTGGAAGATATTATAGAAGAGATCGTTGGTGATATTAGCGATGAATTTGATGATGAAGATCTGATCTATTCAAAACTTGATGAAAACAACTTCGTTTTTGAAGGGAAGACTCCGCTTAAGGATTTCTATAAGATTACCAGGATCGAAGATCCTACGGTTTTCGAAGATCAAAAAGGAGAGGCAGATACTTTGGCTGGATTCTTACTTGAGATCTCCGGAGGTTTTCCGAAGAAAAATGACGACATCATATTTCTGAATTATACGTTTTCAATTGAAGTGATCGACGATAAAAGGATTAAGCAAATCAAGCTGAACATTGCTCCTGTATGA